A window of the Salmo trutta chromosome 25, fSalTru1.1, whole genome shotgun sequence genome harbors these coding sequences:
- the LOC115162687 gene encoding potassium voltage-gated channel subfamily S member 3-like, whose amino-acid sequence MLYGQVLHRRGTDESVLNLNVGGFKQRVERSILQRFPRTRLGCLLGCVSEEAILEICDDFSPTDKEYYFDRNPRFFRYVLNFYHTGKIHLMEELCVFSFSQEIEYWGIKELHLDSCCSNKFQEQREFAQDKDWDRRSDEQHQQFGSIDSSMEDLSTIDQDLKKFEGTWCSEVRKNIWLCLENPGYSRLAKVIAVASLAMVLTSIVAMCIHSIPEFHQLDLNDKEIEDPVLAIFEAVCVVSFSVEFLVRLSVAPCPRKFLSNVLNIIDFVSIVPFYATLAFETVDEENQELENVGKVVQILRLMRIFRILKLARHSAGLRSLGATLRHSYHEVGLLMLFLYVGISIFSALIYFVEKESEESDITTIPVGWWWATISMTTVGYGDTCPVTVLGKLVATLCIICGLLVVALPITIIFNKFSMYYQRQKAMDADQSNNEADQCNNNDSKIPDPSIPYFNVRDPYTQKMNSFIASISVRGSVGNDKDTDISSIQDGETSCILRST is encoded by the coding sequence ATGCTGTATGGCCAGGTCCTTCACAGGCGTGGCACAGACGAAAGCGTCCTCAACCTTAACGTGGGTGGCTTTAAGCAGCGCGTGGAGCGCAGCATCCTGCAGCGGTTCCCCAGGACCCGCCTGGGGTGCCTGTTGGGCTGCGTCTCCGAGGAGGCAATCCTGGAGATTTGCGATGACTTCAGCCCCACCGACAAGGAGTACTACTTTGACCGCAACCCGCGTTTCTTCCGCTATGTCCTTAACTTCTACCACACGGGCAAGATACACCTGATGGAGGAGCTGTGTGTCTTCTCCTTCAGCCAGGAGATTGAGTACTGGGGCATCAAGGAGCTCCACCTGGACTCCTGCTGCAGCAACAAGTTTCAGGAGCAGAGGGAGTTTGCACAGGACAAGGACTGGGACCGGAGGAGCGATGAGCAACATCAGCAGTTCGGGAGCATTGACTCATCCATGGAGGATCTCTCAACTATAGACCAGGACTTGAAGAAGTTTGAGGGCACCTGGTGCTCGGAGGTCCGCAAGAACATCTGGCTGTGCCTGGAGAACCCGGGCTACTCACGTTTGGCCAAGGTGATCGCTGTGGCCTCGCTGGCCATGGTGCTGACCTCCATCGTGGCCATGTGCATCCACAGCATTCCCGAGTTCCACCAGTTGGACCTCAACGACAAGGAGATTGAAGACCCAGTGCTGGCTATCTTCGAGGCTGTGTGCGTTGTCAGCTTCTCTGTGGAGTTCCTGGTGCGGCTTTCCGTGGCGCCGTGCCCCCGGAAGTTCCTGAGTAACGTGCTCAACATCATTGACTTTGTGTCCATCGTGCCTTTCTACGCCACGTTGGCCTTTGAGACGGTGGACGAGGAGAACCAGGAGCTGGAAAACGTGGGGAAGGTGGTACAGATCCTGCGGCTGATGCGCATCTTCCGCATCCTCAAACTGGCACGCCACTCAGCGGGGCTGCGCTCGCTGGGTGCCACGCTAAGGCATAGCTACCATGAGGTGGGCCTCCTGATGCTCTTTCTCTATGTGGGTATTTCCATCTTCTCCGCCCTCATCTACTTTGTGGAGAAGGAGTCAGAGGAGTCGGACATAACGACCATCCCTGTGGGCTGGTGGTGGGCCACTATTAGCATGACGACGGTGGGATACGGCGACACCTGCCCAGTGACGGTGTTAGGGAAGCTAGTAGCAACCCTGTGCATCATCTGTGGGCTGTTGGTGGTGGCCCTGCCCATCACCATTATCTTCAACAAGTTCTCCATGTACTACCAAAGGCAAAAAGCCATGGATGCCGATCAGAGCAATAACGAGGCGGACCAATGCAATAATAACGATAGTAAGATCCCCGACCCCAGTATACCTTACTTTAATGTCAGGGACCCGTACACCCAAAAGATGAACTCATTCATCGCCAGTATCTCTGTCAGGGGCAGCGTCGGCAATGATAAGGACACAGACATCTCGAGTATCCAGGATGGAGAGACGTCTTGTATCCTGAGGAGCACTTGA